CACAGGAAGGCAGCGCCAACAATGGAAAAGAAATACTTTCCTGGCGCGCTGATGCGAGAGCAGCATTTCCTGCCCGCAGCAATGAATGGAAAGATGTTGGTGATATCAATGCTAAATTCCGTTCGGGATGGGACAATACTTTTACTTATAAAAGAATTTCCATGAACGTTCTTTTTGATGCGAAAATCGGCGGAGACATGATATTGACCTCTCTGCGTTATGGAACGCACACGGGGATTTTTCCATCTTCACTAAAAGGAAGAGATGCGGAACATGGCGGAATTACCTGGACAAGCAAGTTTGATAATAAAGTTTATGACGACGGAATTATTCCTGACGGTGTATTTGACGCGGGCCAAATGATCACACAGGCAGACGGAACACAAGTTGACGTTGGCGGAATGAGTTATCAGCAGGCTTATGAAAAAGGTTATGTGGAACCAACACATCTTCCGCAATTTATGTACCGTTATGGTTCTTCTTCGACGGCGGTAGGTGATTACTGGATCGTGAAAAACTCGTGGATTTCGCTTCGCCAGTTGTCGTTCAGCTATCAGATTCCGCAGGCATTTTGTGATAAAATTAAACTTAATACTTTGTCAGTCAGTTTGATGGGTCGTGATCTTCTTTATTTGTACAATACGTTGCCCAATCATTTCAATCCGGCTTCCAATGTTTCAAACAGTACCGCCGTGCAGAAAGAGGTAGGTTTTATACCGCCAATGACGCGCTCGCTAGGTGTTACTTTAAGAGCCGGATTCTGATCTGTGATGTTGATTGGTTAACTATTAAAAGACTTACAAAATGAAAAATATAACAAAAAAGTGGATTACCACAGTTTTGATCGCCAGCACGCTTCTGGTGTCGGGCTCGTGTGAAAATAATTTTAATGAAATCAATACGGATCCAAGTATTGTAACAGTTCCTGATCCCAAATTTCTTTTTACCTATTCGCTGAACAATTTACAATCCAACGGAACAGAGTGGATATGGGAAAATCTCGAACAATTGCTTCGTTTTTCGCAGCACCTGACAACAGATCCCTATGAACTTTCGACCAATATCAATTCCAGATATGGTACTTTTTATAACAGTGTGCTTCCCAATCTGGTAGAAATAAGGCGTCAGATCGATTTGAAAACGGATAAGGACAAGTACAGAAATATGCGTGCTGCAACTTATATAGCTGGTGTTTATTATGGCTTACGGGTAACCGACATGAATGGCTCAATTCCCTATACTCAGGCTGTTTTGGGAAGAAATGAGGGAGAATTTAAACCCGAATATGACACCCAGCAGAAACTTTATGATACCTGGCTGACCGAACTGAATGGCGCCATAACCGACCTGAGCGCGGAGTCCACAGGCCAGACAAGTTATGGAAACGCGGATATTTATTACCACAGCGACTGGGTGAAGTGGGTAAAACTCGCCAATTCCATGAAGCTGAGAATAGCCGTTCGCTACGAAGGGCAGGATAAGACAAAAACGCAGCAGATTTTTAAAGAAGTCATGCAAAATAGCATTGGCGCCATTGTAGCCGACGCTGATCAGTTTGCTTACATCGATCCGAATAATGATCCGATCGGCGGCGATGTGGATTACAGAAGTGCGCGTTTTGCTACAAAATCAATAATTACATTTTTGAAATCCAGCAAGGATCCGCGTTTACAGATGTATTTTTCACCAAATGACCTCAGTGCTAGCAATCTGGATTCGGTTAAAAAGTATGGCGTGACTATTCCTTCCTTTATCAATCAGGCCGATCCGCAGATAAGATTTCAGGGTGGGCCGGCTGACTGGACGACTGATCCTGAAACAGCCAAATATTATAAAAATACACTTGCGGTAGGCAGTGCCAAACTGGTTGTGATGTCGACAATTAATAAGGCGTTTTTTGCTCCGCGCAGAAATGGCGCTACCGGAACATTTTATGATTATCTGGTGACAAGTGCAGAAACCTGTTTTTATATCGCTGAAATGATAGAGAAAGGTTATGGCGCAGGTTTATCGATTGGAACTTCTGCCGACTGGTATAATAAAGGTGTCGCATCTTCCCTTCGTACAATGAACGCGATTGCGGTCGCTGCGCAGGCGGCAACGGGCTTTAACCAAAGCACAATTGAAGACCAGATTTCTACTTATCTGGCACAGGCATCTGTCAAACTTGATGGTACAAATAATCTGGAACGGATTTATATTCAGCAGTATCTGAATTTTATGCGGCTTCCAACTGAGGCATTTACATTTATCCGCCGGACAGGATATCCTAAAAACAATTCAACTTATTACGCCAGGGATAAATTTAATGAACCTGTCCCACGCCGTTACTGGCTGGATGAACCGCCCCTTGGAACCAATAACGAAAACTGGCTGAAAGCGCAGCAGGAGCAAGGTTTTACACCCGGCGACAGAAGTGTTCAGATTTTAAGTACGCAACGCTTATGGTTTGACAAAAATAATCCGGTGCTAGGTGAAGGAAAATAAGATTTAAATATGAGTCAGGAAGAGACTGTTGTGGTTACATGACAGTCTCTTTCTATAATTATTCCGGTAAATAATCGCCCAGTAAGTTCCAATCCATACCATTTCCCCAGCCTTGTCCATGATCGCTGGTGCTTTTGGTTTTGTAGGATTCGCTTATCCGGTGTTTTCCATACGTTAACAGCAGCAGGATAGCACCCGGACGCAGATGTTCACTTGCCCAGGTCAAAGGTGAGTCTCCATTTGCATCTTTTGCTTCTTTATCTGCTCCGTTAGCCAGTAAATATTGTATAGTTTGTTCATCCGCATAAGCCGCGGCCCGATGCAGCGGTGTTTCTCCTTTCGTTCTTACATCACGCATAAATGCTCCTGTTTCCATGCCAGGAATTGTTTTGGCATTTACGTCCGCACCTTTTTCAATAAGAAGTTTTACAACATAAAAGTAATAAGGTCTGCCAGCTTTGGATAAGGCGGCGTGCAAAGGAGTTTCATTGGTTTCTTCAACTTTTGCATTGACATCTGCACCATTATTAATCAAAAAATCACACACCTTCCAATGCCCGAAAAAGGCAGCATGACCTAATTCCTGGTTCAGATTTATACTATCAAGATTTCCTCCGGCCGACAACACTGCTCTCAGGCCGGTGGTGTCATTATAATAAACAAGCCATTGCAAGGGTTTAATTTGCCCACGATGAAGTATATCCTGCCAATCCGGTTTTTTGATCAATTCAATAATCAGGTCCGTTCTGCCCTGGCTGATTAATTCCAGGATTTTTTCAACTTCCATGACCGCGAACAGTTAAAGTAAGATGAAAACAAGTTATCTATTTTTTGTTTACCATACTTTCAATTGGTCAAATAATTGTTACTGAGCAGGTTTGGTTAGTTTATCCAGCTCTGCCTGTTCAGGTGTTTTTGTTTGCATACCATTTTTGGGAACATCGATCCGGGCGGTCCATACAATTGCATTCAGCACCAGCATTCGGAAATTATCATTTTTCCAGTTGGCATGCGTGTGGCCTCCTGTGAAGCCAAAAGCCCTTCCTCCGGCTGGCCGGTCATAAGTCCAGGCAATGATTTGCGGTTCTTTATTTTTCAAAACTGCCTTCCTTACAAATGGATTATTGCTATGTGTTCCTTCCGGGCGACTTAACGTGGAGTCGGGTGGGAGTACTTTCAGGATGGGTGTGATATTTTTCATATCCTTAACAAAACGCAAATGATAATACCATTCGTCCTGAACTGCAAAAGGTTTTACACCATTTGTGACAGGATGATGAGGAAGCTTTTTAATATCCGGCGTCCAGAATGGATTTACGGACCAGTCAATTTCAAAATTTCCGCCAACCAGATTACGCGCTCTATCCGCATCCTCACCTTTTGGAATATCCAGTGCAAAATGTAACATGACAAGCCCTGTTCCGTTATTCATCAGGTTTTCAAATTCAGAA
The nucleotide sequence above comes from Dyadobacter subterraneus. Encoded proteins:
- a CDS encoding SusD/RagB family nutrient-binding outer membrane lipoprotein codes for the protein MKNITKKWITTVLIASTLLVSGSCENNFNEINTDPSIVTVPDPKFLFTYSLNNLQSNGTEWIWENLEQLLRFSQHLTTDPYELSTNINSRYGTFYNSVLPNLVEIRRQIDLKTDKDKYRNMRAATYIAGVYYGLRVTDMNGSIPYTQAVLGRNEGEFKPEYDTQQKLYDTWLTELNGAITDLSAESTGQTSYGNADIYYHSDWVKWVKLANSMKLRIAVRYEGQDKTKTQQIFKEVMQNSIGAIVADADQFAYIDPNNDPIGGDVDYRSARFATKSIITFLKSSKDPRLQMYFSPNDLSASNLDSVKKYGVTIPSFINQADPQIRFQGGPADWTTDPETAKYYKNTLAVGSAKLVVMSTINKAFFAPRRNGATGTFYDYLVTSAETCFYIAEMIEKGYGAGLSIGTSADWYNKGVASSLRTMNAIAVAAQAATGFNQSTIEDQISTYLAQASVKLDGTNNLERIYIQQYLNFMRLPTEAFTFIRRTGYPKNNSTYYARDKFNEPVPRRYWLDEPPLGTNNENWLKAQQEQGFTPGDRSVQILSTQRLWFDKNNPVLGEGK
- a CDS encoding ankyrin repeat domain-containing protein, coding for MEVEKILELISQGRTDLIIELIKKPDWQDILHRGQIKPLQWLVYYNDTTGLRAVLSAGGNLDSINLNQELGHAAFFGHWKVCDFLINNGADVNAKVEETNETPLHAALSKAGRPYYFYVVKLLIEKGADVNAKTIPGMETGAFMRDVRTKGETPLHRAAAYADEQTIQYLLANGADKEAKDANGDSPLTWASEHLRPGAILLLLTYGKHRISESYKTKSTSDHGQGWGNGMDWNLLGDYLPE
- a CDS encoding ThuA domain-containing protein, which gives rise to MMISTKKRFCFLIFIFALTGFSADAQHKSKSEGRKKVVFIASLDSHPKGQHEYNGGISFLSQKLKEAMPEIDTAVFHNGWPKDPEALKGASTIVLYCEGAQENIIIPRLSEFENLMNNGTGLVMLHFALDIPKGEDADRARNLVGGNFEIDWSVNPFWTPDIKKLPHHPVTNGVKPFAVQDEWYYHLRFVKDMKNITPILKVLPPDSTLSRPEGTHSNNPFVRKAVLKNKEPQIIAWTYDRPAGGRAFGFTGGHTHANWKNDNFRMLVLNAIVWTARIDVPKNGMQTKTPEQAELDKLTKPAQ